From one Paenibacillus terrae HPL-003 genomic stretch:
- the narJ gene encoding nitrate reductase molybdenum cofactor assembly chaperone, whose amino-acid sequence MINVAKLYECKPSFGFFAQQLMYPEKLDFHPAFLEASFDPDHPAYTYANTYWSLMQEFSMEEIQEMYTETFDFQKNCALYMTYFKFEDAKERGQMLVKLKVLYEMYGLEMPDGELPDYLPLMCEFLYAAEWAQDPKTTENFRMPIAILEDGTYHLLKALEKMKSPYFHLVKGLRETLKACVEQEAATL is encoded by the coding sequence GTGATTAACGTAGCGAAGCTGTATGAATGCAAGCCATCATTCGGGTTTTTCGCCCAGCAACTCATGTACCCAGAAAAGCTGGATTTTCATCCGGCTTTTCTGGAAGCATCGTTTGATCCGGACCATCCGGCATATACGTATGCGAATACCTACTGGTCCCTTATGCAAGAGTTCAGTATGGAAGAGATTCAGGAAATGTATACGGAAACCTTTGATTTTCAAAAAAATTGTGCACTATATATGACTTACTTCAAATTCGAAGATGCCAAAGAAAGAGGACAAATGTTGGTCAAGTTAAAGGTGTTATATGAGATGTACGGTCTTGAAATGCCGGATGGAGAGCTGCCAGATTATCTTCCGCTCATGTGTGAATTTCTATATGCCGCCGAATGGGCGCAAGATCCGAAGACAACAGAAAACTTCCGCATGCCAATCGCGATCCTCGAAGACGGCACATATCATTTGCTTAAAGCGCTGGAAAAAATGAAAAGCCCGTATTTTCATCTGGTAAAGGGACTGCGCGAAACGCTTAAAGCTTGCGTAGAACAGGAGGCAGCCACGCTATGA
- a CDS encoding ATP-binding protein, giving the protein MTLSVGTGSLSALMVKLFENSTEAIFFFDRQGNTLAMNPAAEEIVGDDVLIQLYEGKDRALCGTCRGYTSETEPRTCLDCYFNMPESKDFASFQVYLETKSNGMVPYAASFHTIDSEHGTRVLMLRDLTPQFQTQEKLYQNKMMKHVIEAQENERKRLSRELHDSVAQELMSAVVELRVLKYMTNDEQLIKNMKQTEASMTRLLDDIRNLSVELRPATLDDFGLEAAFRSHFKRVEQSFGLVVEFVSDLPQKRYGSEKETVIYRVCQEAVLNALKYAQVDMVKVSLSEHDHTLRLTVEDDGIGFEKGSKPIGTGLGLYGMQERAELVGGSFGVLSNVGQGTKVFLQIPIGHEEE; this is encoded by the coding sequence TTGACATTGTCTGTAGGGACTGGCTCTTTGAGTGCGCTAATGGTGAAGTTGTTTGAGAACAGTACGGAAGCCATTTTCTTTTTTGATAGGCAGGGGAATACCCTAGCCATGAATCCGGCAGCTGAGGAGATTGTGGGCGATGACGTCCTCATTCAACTCTATGAAGGGAAGGACAGAGCTTTATGCGGAACATGCAGGGGCTATACAAGCGAAACGGAGCCCCGTACCTGCCTTGATTGTTATTTCAATATGCCAGAATCCAAGGATTTCGCTTCTTTTCAGGTCTATCTGGAAACAAAAAGCAACGGAATGGTCCCCTATGCCGCTTCTTTTCACACCATTGATTCTGAACATGGAACAAGGGTGTTGATGCTGAGAGACTTGACTCCGCAATTTCAGACGCAGGAAAAATTGTATCAAAACAAAATGATGAAGCATGTCATTGAAGCACAGGAAAATGAGCGTAAACGGCTTTCCAGGGAACTGCATGACAGCGTCGCCCAGGAATTGATGAGCGCGGTTGTTGAACTACGGGTGTTAAAATACATGACGAATGATGAACAGCTCATCAAAAACATGAAGCAGACTGAAGCATCCATGACGCGATTGCTGGATGATATCCGCAACCTATCTGTGGAACTACGCCCCGCTACACTTGATGATTTTGGGCTTGAAGCGGCCTTTCGTTCCCACTTTAAAAGGGTCGAGCAAAGCTTTGGTCTTGTAGTTGAATTTGTGTCGGATCTTCCCCAAAAGCGATATGGAAGTGAAAAGGAAACGGTCATTTACCGCGTCTGCCAAGAGGCTGTTCTCAATGCCTTGAAGTATGCCCAGGTAGACATGGTTAAGGTTTCTTTGTCTGAGCACGATCATACGCTTCGTTTGACTGTAGAGGATGATGGGATTGGTTTTGAAAAGGGGAGCAAGCCCATTGGAACGGGACTTGGTTTATATGGTATGCAGGAGCGAGCAGAGCTGGTAGGCGGAAGTTTTGGCGTCCTTTCGAATGTTGGTCAAGGAACCAAAGTCTTTTTACAAATCCCGATTGGACATGAGGAGGAATAG
- the narI gene encoding respiratory nitrate reductase subunit gamma — MMLEQFLWVIFPYMCVVVFIVGHIFRYRNDQFNWTAKSSEFIEKKQLMIGSLLFHLGIIPVFFGHVSGLGIPKTWMHALGVNDHLYHIGAVYVGGIFGAMTFLGMLILTSRRFTIRNVRRLSSASDLIVNVLLLAIVCMGMFATLVTNAVQPEFDYRETISIWFRGLFIFRVDPTLMRDVPISFKLHVLMGFAIFAFWPFTRLVHVWSVPLNYVRRSYILYRRHKSN; from the coding sequence ATGATGCTAGAGCAGTTTTTATGGGTCATTTTCCCCTATATGTGCGTGGTCGTCTTTATTGTAGGGCATATTTTCCGCTATAGAAACGACCAGTTCAACTGGACAGCGAAATCAAGTGAATTTATTGAAAAGAAACAATTGATGATCGGAAGCCTCTTATTCCACCTGGGTATTATCCCGGTTTTTTTCGGTCACGTGTCCGGTCTGGGCATACCAAAAACCTGGATGCATGCACTGGGTGTAAATGATCATCTGTATCATATCGGAGCAGTTTATGTTGGTGGTATATTTGGAGCTATGACGTTCCTTGGTATGTTGATTCTCACCTCTCGCCGTTTTACAATACGCAATGTGCGCCGTTTAAGTTCAGCATCTGATTTGATTGTAAATGTATTGCTTTTGGCTATTGTATGTATGGGGATGTTTGCGACTCTCGTAACGAATGCGGTACAGCCGGAATTCGATTATCGGGAGACGATCTCGATCTGGTTCCGCGGTTTATTCATATTCCGTGTTGACCCGACACTGATGAGAGACGTGCCGATCTCTTTCAAGCTTCATGTACTTATGGGCTTTGCGATTTTTGCATTCTGGCCGTTTACCCGGCTTGTACATGTGTGGAGTGTTCCGTTGAATTATGTGCGCAGAAGTTATATCCTTTACAGAAGACATAAATCAAATTAG
- a CDS encoding hemerythrin domain-containing protein: MPENEKMRFSKPAMRILENEHRYLTYLMDEWHAIVLWFEHRALDLEEGRKQLEKLRMQIIDFMVPLKKHTEKEEEHFFSLLGTYIGFEQGPLVGIQEEHREIEGYIGHFLHQTEGDLSLLTLDDIQEAAKSAGEAFEVLTVHFIKEETVLFPMAEQQINRNDLTKLCDKLNTLIS, from the coding sequence GTGCCGGAAAATGAGAAAATGCGCTTTTCCAAACCCGCCATGCGTATTCTTGAAAATGAGCATCGATATCTAACCTATCTGATGGATGAATGGCATGCCATTGTACTGTGGTTTGAGCACAGAGCGCTAGATTTGGAAGAAGGCCGCAAGCAACTGGAAAAGCTGAGAATGCAGATTATCGATTTTATGGTACCCCTCAAGAAACATACCGAAAAGGAAGAAGAACACTTCTTTTCTCTACTAGGGACCTACATTGGTTTTGAACAGGGGCCGCTCGTCGGTATACAGGAGGAGCACCGTGAAATAGAAGGCTATATCGGTCATTTTCTTCATCAGACGGAGGGCGATTTGAGTTTGCTCACGCTTGATGACATTCAGGAGGCAGCCAAGAGCGCGGGAGAGGCCTTTGAAGTGCTGACTGTACATTTTATAAAAGAAGAAACTGTACTTTTTCCTATGGCAGAGCAACAGATCAATCGGAATGATCTGACCAAGTTATGTGACAAATTAAATACGCTTATCTCTTAA
- a CDS encoding nitrate/nitrite transporter, with the protein MIRKLQLPLQTMNLILGFSVWVIISSLMPFITEDIAIPSGKLAMVTAIPVVLGSILRIPLGYYANIFGARIVFLVSFILLLFPVYYISEASTMMDLIIGGLFLGIGGAVFSVGVTSLPKYYPKEKHGFVNGIYGVGNLGTAVTTFSAPIVATQVGWALTVKLYLILLLVFIVLNFFFGDRHETKVKTPIMEQIKGVYKNEKLWFFSLFYFITFGSFVAFTVYLPNFLVSNFELTKVDAGMRTAGFIAIATFFRPIGGWLADRFQPLFLLVGTFAVYTVAAILLAFSPGITLYTVGCLAIAVCAGVGNGVIFKLVPFYFNKQAGIANGIVSMMGGLGGFFPPILLSSIHAATGHYSIGFMLLSQVALASLILVMWLYYQGRLTAATEAIDSVGQGNFKKQKEIQK; encoded by the coding sequence ATGATTAGAAAGTTGCAGTTGCCACTACAAACAATGAACTTGATCCTTGGATTTAGTGTATGGGTTATCATTTCTTCCCTCATGCCGTTCATTACCGAGGATATTGCTATTCCATCCGGAAAATTGGCTATGGTCACGGCGATTCCGGTCGTGCTCGGATCGATTCTGCGCATTCCATTAGGTTATTATGCCAACATCTTCGGAGCAAGAATCGTTTTTCTCGTTAGCTTTATTTTGCTATTGTTTCCGGTCTACTATATCAGTGAAGCTTCCACGATGATGGATTTAATTATCGGTGGCTTGTTCCTTGGGATTGGCGGAGCGGTGTTCTCGGTTGGGGTGACTTCGCTGCCCAAGTATTATCCGAAGGAAAAGCATGGCTTTGTCAACGGGATCTATGGTGTGGGGAACCTGGGGACAGCAGTAACTACCTTCTCCGCTCCGATTGTAGCGACGCAGGTAGGATGGGCACTTACAGTCAAGCTGTACCTTATTTTATTGCTTGTTTTTATTGTTTTGAATTTCTTCTTTGGGGACCGTCATGAAACTAAAGTGAAAACGCCGATTATGGAGCAGATCAAAGGGGTTTACAAAAATGAAAAGCTTTGGTTTTTCTCGCTCTTTTATTTTATTACGTTTGGCTCATTTGTAGCGTTCACGGTGTACTTGCCGAATTTCCTGGTATCAAATTTTGAGCTGACTAAAGTGGATGCAGGGATGCGTACAGCAGGCTTCATTGCGATTGCGACATTCTTCCGCCCCATTGGTGGGTGGCTGGCGGATCGGTTTCAGCCCCTGTTCCTGCTGGTAGGTACGTTTGCCGTTTATACGGTCGCTGCGATTCTTTTGGCTTTTTCACCAGGGATCACCCTTTATACAGTAGGCTGCCTGGCTATCGCTGTATGTGCGGGAGTCGGGAACGGTGTCATTTTCAAGCTGGTTCCATTCTATTTTAATAAGCAGGCAGGCATAGCGAACGGAATTGTATCCATGATGGGTGGCCTTGGTGGCTTTTTCCCTCCAATCTTGTTATCGTCGATTCATGCCGCGACTGGCCATTACTCCATTGGATTCATGCTGCTCTCCCAAGTGGCGCTGGCTAGCCTGATCCTTGTTATGTGGCTGTATTATCAAGGACGCTTAACTGCGGCTACCGAAGCGATCGATTCGGTGGGGCAAGGCAACTTTAAGAAACAAAAAGAAATCCAAAAGTAA
- a CDS encoding response regulator transcription factor, with protein sequence MKIVLADDHAIVRSGFSMILNFQPDMEVVGTAADGIEAYTMVAKHRPDILIMDLSMPPGESGLIATGKIKEDHPDTKILILTMHDDEEYLFHILKNGASGYVLKNAPDEELLLAIRTIHGGGTYIHPKMATSLVREFIKKDTTSQTEDPYEILSKRELEILPLVAKGYGNKEVAEKLFISVKTVEANKAKIMEKLNLRSRPELVQYALKKKMLDF encoded by the coding sequence ATCAAAATTGTGTTAGCAGATGACCATGCGATTGTACGAAGCGGATTTTCCATGATTCTCAACTTTCAACCGGATATGGAGGTTGTCGGAACGGCTGCTGACGGCATTGAAGCGTATACGATGGTAGCTAAACATCGGCCGGATATTCTAATCATGGACCTCAGCATGCCGCCAGGCGAAAGTGGATTAATCGCCACAGGCAAGATTAAAGAGGACCATCCTGATACTAAAATTCTGATTCTGACCATGCATGACGATGAAGAATATCTATTTCATATTTTGAAGAATGGTGCTTCAGGATATGTTTTGAAAAATGCACCGGATGAGGAGTTATTGCTTGCCATACGAACTATTCATGGGGGCGGGACCTATATCCATCCTAAAATGGCCACTTCTCTTGTTCGTGAGTTCATCAAGAAAGATACGACGTCACAAACAGAAGATCCGTATGAAATCCTGTCAAAGCGGGAGCTGGAGATTCTGCCTCTGGTCGCAAAGGGTTACGGTAACAAGGAAGTTGCCGAAAAGCTGTTCATTTCTGTCAAGACGGTGGAAGCGAACAAAGCGAAAATCATGGAGAAGTTGAACTTAAGAAGCCGGCCTGAACTGGTCCAGTATGCATTAAAGAAAAAAATGCTGGATTTTTAG
- a CDS encoding nitrate reductase subunit alpha codes for MKKKYNLNFFKPIESYSGNWSILEEKNREWENVYRQRWSHDKVVRTTHGVNCTGSCSWKVFVKNGIITWENQQIDYPSCGVDMPEFEPRGCPRGATFSWYEYSPLRVKYPYMRGKLLRLWQAAIQEHANPVEAWASIVEDPEKAKLYKSARGKGGHVRVAWDDVLRLISAQLIYTIRKYGPDRIAGFTPIPAMSMISYASGARFISLLGGQMLSFYDWYADLPPSSPQIWGEQTDVPESSDWYNAGYLIMWGSNVPLTRTPDAHFMTEVRYKGTKVVSVAPDLAENVKFADNWLAPNPGTDAAVAQAMTHVILDEFYKERQEPMFINYAKQYTDMPFMILLDPHEGAWKGGRFLRASDLGDVSQHADWKPVIYDEAAGEMLVPNGTMGQRWEQDKKWNLILEREDGTKVEPALTVEGHGEQWEEVVFPYFDNAGNGTFKRVIPAKKVRLADGSERYVATVYDLMMSQYGVARNDSPHNAKNYYDEASHYTPAWQEKITGVKASVVVQIAREFAQNAIDTNGRSMIIMGAGINHWFNSDTIYRSILNLVVLTASQGVNGGGWAHYVGQEKLRPIEGWSTIAFAKDWQGAARQQNATSFFYFATEQWRYEESGTDTLKSPIGGDVSYRHPADYNVLAARLGWLPSYPQFNKNSLLFAEEAAQLGKKSNEDIINHSVEEIKSRKTRFAVEDPGAAENFPRSLFVWRSNLISSSAKGQEYFMKHLLGASDALLARPNEEQKPEEIVWREDVEGKLDLMVALDFRMTTTPLYADIVLPAATWYEKTDLSSTDMHPFVHPFNPAVNPLWESRADWDIYRQLSEVFSDMAKEYLPGIYKDLVTAPLAHDSIGEISQPMGLVKDWTKGEIEATPGKTMPNFSIIERDYTKIHDKFISLGPNLTSGKAGAHGVSFSVADEYEEMKKLNGVYYDESIKDGLPKIQTARQVANAILHLSSATNGRVSQKAYEQAEELHGVELKDISADRAAERITFQSITAQPREVIPTPVFTGSNKKGRRYSPFTTNIERLVPFRTLTGRQHFYIDHEIFQQFGESLPIYKPTLPPMVFGPRDREIKGGQDSLVLRYLTPHGKWNIHSTYQDNQHMLTLFRGGPTVWINNEDAEAHDLADNDWVEVYNRNGVVTARTVVSHRMPRGTMFMYHAQDKHIQVPGSEITDTRGGSHNAPTRIHLKPTQMVGGYAQLSYGFNYYGPIGNQRDVYVAVRKMKEVNWLED; via the coding sequence ATGAAAAAAAAATACAACCTCAACTTTTTTAAACCGATCGAAAGCTATTCGGGAAATTGGTCAATCCTTGAGGAAAAAAATAGAGAATGGGAAAACGTGTACCGTCAGCGTTGGTCTCACGACAAAGTGGTTCGGACGACACACGGAGTGAACTGCACGGGTTCATGTAGCTGGAAGGTTTTTGTGAAAAACGGCATCATCACTTGGGAGAATCAACAGATAGATTATCCTTCCTGTGGCGTTGACATGCCAGAGTTTGAACCGCGCGGATGCCCGCGTGGCGCTACATTTTCCTGGTATGAATACAGTCCATTGCGCGTGAAATACCCTTATATGCGCGGCAAGCTATTGCGGCTTTGGCAAGCTGCTATCCAGGAACATGCCAATCCGGTGGAAGCATGGGCAAGCATTGTGGAAGACCCGGAGAAAGCCAAGCTGTATAAATCAGCTCGCGGAAAAGGAGGTCATGTTCGTGTCGCTTGGGACGATGTCCTGCGTCTGATCTCGGCGCAACTCATCTATACCATTCGTAAGTACGGTCCCGACCGAATCGCGGGCTTTACGCCAATTCCGGCGATGTCAATGATAAGCTACGCTTCGGGAGCCCGATTCATTTCGCTACTCGGTGGGCAGATGTTGAGTTTTTATGACTGGTATGCCGACCTTCCGCCTTCATCTCCTCAAATTTGGGGTGAGCAGACGGATGTACCGGAATCTTCTGATTGGTACAATGCGGGTTACCTGATCATGTGGGGATCGAACGTACCACTTACCCGGACGCCAGACGCTCATTTTATGACGGAAGTACGATATAAGGGAACAAAGGTCGTATCGGTGGCTCCCGACTTGGCGGAAAATGTGAAGTTCGCTGACAACTGGCTCGCACCAAATCCGGGCACAGATGCTGCCGTAGCCCAGGCTATGACACATGTTATTCTGGATGAGTTCTACAAAGAGCGTCAAGAACCGATGTTCATTAACTATGCCAAACAATATACAGATATGCCGTTTATGATTCTGCTTGATCCACACGAAGGAGCCTGGAAAGGTGGACGTTTTCTACGGGCAAGTGACCTTGGGGATGTCTCGCAGCATGCGGACTGGAAGCCGGTCATATATGACGAAGCGGCGGGGGAAATGCTGGTCCCGAACGGTACGATGGGACAGCGCTGGGAGCAGGATAAGAAATGGAACCTGATTCTGGAGCGGGAAGACGGAACAAAGGTTGAGCCCGCGCTCACTGTGGAAGGTCATGGTGAGCAATGGGAAGAAGTCGTATTCCCTTATTTTGATAACGCGGGTAATGGAACGTTCAAACGTGTAATTCCGGCCAAAAAAGTACGTCTGGCAGATGGCTCGGAACGTTATGTAGCAACCGTGTACGATTTGATGATGAGCCAGTATGGTGTCGCACGCAATGACAGCCCTCATAACGCCAAGAATTATTACGACGAAGCTTCGCATTATACGCCTGCCTGGCAGGAGAAGATCACAGGCGTGAAGGCGTCTGTTGTGGTACAGATTGCTCGGGAATTTGCTCAAAATGCTATCGATACCAATGGGCGCTCCATGATTATTATGGGTGCGGGTATCAACCACTGGTTCAATAGTGACACCATCTATCGTTCCATCTTGAATCTTGTTGTGTTGACTGCTTCCCAAGGTGTAAACGGTGGAGGCTGGGCGCATTATGTTGGTCAAGAAAAGCTCCGCCCAATCGAAGGCTGGTCAACGATTGCCTTTGCAAAAGACTGGCAAGGGGCGGCTCGGCAGCAAAATGCTACATCGTTTTTCTACTTTGCAACCGAGCAGTGGCGTTATGAAGAAAGTGGAACAGACACCTTGAAGTCACCGATTGGCGGGGATGTCAGTTACAGACATCCAGCAGACTACAACGTGCTCGCAGCGCGTCTGGGTTGGCTGCCTTCTTATCCACAGTTTAATAAAAACAGTCTGCTGTTCGCCGAAGAGGCAGCGCAATTAGGCAAAAAGTCCAACGAGGACATCATCAATCATTCTGTGGAAGAGATTAAATCTCGTAAGACACGCTTCGCTGTAGAAGATCCTGGAGCAGCCGAGAACTTCCCGCGCTCACTCTTTGTTTGGAGATCCAATCTGATTTCCAGTTCGGCGAAGGGACAAGAGTATTTCATGAAACATTTACTCGGAGCATCCGATGCCCTGCTTGCCCGACCGAACGAAGAACAGAAACCTGAGGAAATCGTCTGGAGAGAAGATGTAGAAGGAAAGCTTGATTTGATGGTTGCACTTGATTTTCGGATGACAACAACTCCATTGTACGCGGACATCGTGCTTCCGGCGGCAACCTGGTACGAAAAAACAGACTTGTCGTCAACAGACATGCATCCTTTCGTGCATCCGTTTAATCCGGCTGTTAATCCACTGTGGGAATCCCGTGCGGACTGGGATATTTACCGCCAGCTTTCGGAAGTCTTTTCGGATATGGCAAAAGAGTACCTGCCAGGAATATATAAAGACCTTGTGACTGCGCCGCTCGCACACGATAGTATAGGCGAAATTTCACAGCCGATGGGTCTTGTAAAGGATTGGACGAAGGGTGAGATTGAAGCGACTCCGGGTAAAACCATGCCGAATTTCAGCATCATCGAACGTGACTATACTAAAATTCACGATAAATTTATCTCACTCGGTCCGAATTTGACGAGTGGGAAAGCAGGTGCGCATGGCGTCAGCTTCTCCGTAGCCGACGAATATGAGGAAATGAAAAAGTTGAACGGAGTTTATTACGACGAATCCATTAAAGACGGGCTGCCCAAAATCCAGACAGCTCGCCAAGTAGCCAATGCTATTCTGCACCTTTCATCCGCGACTAATGGACGGGTGTCGCAAAAGGCTTATGAGCAGGCAGAAGAGCTTCACGGCGTGGAACTTAAAGACATTTCGGCCGATCGGGCAGCGGAAAGGATCACTTTCCAAAGTATCACGGCACAGCCGCGGGAGGTTATACCGACACCAGTATTCACTGGATCGAACAAGAAGGGACGCCGCTATTCACCATTTACAACGAATATTGAACGTCTCGTTCCGTTTCGTACTCTGACGGGAAGACAGCATTTCTATATTGATCATGAGATTTTCCAACAGTTTGGGGAATCATTGCCGATCTACAAACCGACTCTGCCACCGATGGTCTTCGGTCCTCGTGATCGGGAAATAAAAGGTGGACAAGATTCACTCGTGCTCCGCTATCTGACACCGCACGGTAAATGGAATATTCACTCCACCTATCAGGATAACCAGCACATGCTTACGCTGTTTCGTGGAGGTCCTACCGTGTGGATCAACAACGAAGACGCAGAGGCGCACGATCTTGCTGACAATGACTGGGTAGAGGTATACAACCGTAATGGCGTCGTAACCGCCCGGACCGTTGTCAGCCATCGGATGCCAAGAGGGACGATGTTCATGTACCATGCTCAGGATAAGCACATTCAAGTGCCAGGCTCTGAAATCACGGATACACGCGGTGGTAGTCATAACGCACCAACAAGAATTCATCTAAAACCAACCCAGATGGTCGGTGGATATGCTCAGCTTAGTTATGGTTTCAACTATTATGGTCCGATTGGCAACCAGCGTGATGTGTACGTTGCGGTACGTAAAATGAAGGAGGTTAACTGGCTTGAAGATTAA
- the narH gene encoding nitrate reductase subunit beta: MKIKAQIAMVMNLDKCIGCHTCSVTCKTTWTNRKGAEYMWFNNVETKPGIGYPKRWEDQELYKGGWQLRKGKLELKSGNKLSKIALGKIFYNPDMPEMKDYYEPWTYNYEQLTNAGEQKHSPVARAHSAVTGEKMDLEWGPNWEDDLAGAHVTGPLDPNIQKIEEEIKFNFEKSFMVYLPRLCEHCLNPSCVASCPSGAMYKRDEDGIVLVDQEACRGWRYCMTGCPYKKVYFNWQTNKAEKCTFCFPRVEAGLPTVCSETCTGRIRYLGVMLYDADRVLEAASTQDEKELYKAQCDLFMDPSDPAVIAQARKDGISEDWIEAAQNSPVYKLAIEHKLAFPLHPEYRTLPMVWYVPPLSPIMNYFEGKDSIENPDMIFPAIEEMRTPIQYLANMLTAGDTQTVKESLQRMAMMRSYMRAQSTGQPFDESRLERIGMTPRQTEQMYRLLAIAKYEDRFVIPTSHKEGYSNPYRAQGSAGYGDTLGNMGSGSGCDGCSLASSMGMEEPLKTGKEMYEENFYGGIWRD; the protein is encoded by the coding sequence TTGAAGATTAAAGCTCAAATTGCCATGGTCATGAACCTGGACAAATGTATTGGCTGCCATACGTGCAGCGTGACATGCAAAACAACCTGGACGAACCGCAAAGGTGCGGAATATATGTGGTTCAACAATGTGGAAACCAAACCCGGTATCGGTTATCCGAAGCGCTGGGAAGACCAGGAACTATATAAAGGTGGCTGGCAGCTGCGCAAAGGGAAACTGGAACTGAAGTCAGGCAACAAGCTGTCCAAGATAGCACTGGGTAAGATTTTTTACAATCCAGACATGCCGGAAATGAAAGATTATTATGAGCCCTGGACTTACAATTATGAGCAGCTGACCAATGCCGGCGAGCAGAAGCACTCACCTGTGGCACGCGCACATTCTGCGGTAACGGGTGAAAAAATGGATTTGGAGTGGGGGCCAAACTGGGAAGATGACCTGGCGGGTGCGCATGTAACCGGTCCGCTTGATCCAAATATTCAGAAAATCGAAGAAGAGATTAAATTTAACTTTGAGAAGTCGTTCATGGTTTATCTCCCACGGCTTTGCGAACATTGTCTAAATCCGAGCTGTGTCGCATCATGTCCTTCGGGCGCCATGTACAAACGGGACGAGGACGGCATCGTGCTCGTGGATCAGGAAGCCTGCCGCGGCTGGCGGTATTGCATGACGGGCTGTCCATACAAGAAAGTGTACTTTAACTGGCAGACGAATAAAGCGGAAAAATGTACCTTCTGCTTCCCACGTGTGGAAGCTGGCCTGCCGACAGTCTGCTCCGAGACATGTACAGGACGAATTCGCTACCTCGGTGTTATGCTGTATGACGCGGATCGGGTGCTTGAGGCCGCTTCTACGCAGGATGAGAAGGAACTTTATAAAGCGCAGTGCGACCTGTTCATGGATCCAAGTGATCCGGCAGTGATTGCTCAAGCAAGAAAAGACGGTATCTCGGAGGACTGGATTGAAGCAGCGCAGAACTCGCCAGTCTACAAGCTTGCCATTGAGCACAAGCTGGCATTCCCGCTTCATCCGGAATACCGCACATTACCTATGGTATGGTATGTGCCACCACTTAGTCCGATCATGAATTACTTTGAAGGGAAAGACTCGATTGAGAATCCCGATATGATCTTTCCGGCTATCGAGGAGATGCGTACCCCTATTCAGTACCTTGCCAATATGCTGACGGCGGGCGACACGCAAACCGTGAAGGAATCCTTGCAACGAATGGCTATGATGCGCTCCTATATGCGTGCCCAGTCCACAGGACAACCTTTTGATGAAAGCCGTCTTGAGCGCATCGGCATGACACCGCGGCAGACCGAGCAGATGTATCGGCTTCTGGCGATTGCTAAGTATGAGGATCGTTTCGTCATTCCGACGTCGCATAAAGAAGGATATTCGAATCCTTACCGGGCTCAAGGATCTGCGGGTTACGGCGATACCCTGGGAAACATGGGCTCGGGCTCTGGATGCGACGGCTGTAGTCTAGCAAGTTCAATGGGGATGGAAGAACCTTTGAAAACTGGCAAAGAAATGTATGAAGAAAACTTCTACGGGGGTATTTGGCGTGATTAA
- a CDS encoding GAF domain-containing protein — MNNRMDYQRELERIREHFGYDFMALALVEPAEYQYVIKWKNAAGNLNDRFKRIVLQSGKGIAGVVFKTGKSVFIPSVYQYVGADNLFNYPIVQSEKLKSLGAVPLWNDARVAGVLLGGFREELLMTEAMMRDLETLAHRGIGELNGKEVI; from the coding sequence ATGAATAATAGGATGGATTATCAAAGGGAGCTTGAGCGAATTCGCGAACATTTCGGTTATGATTTCATGGCGCTTGCTCTTGTTGAACCGGCCGAATATCAATACGTAATTAAATGGAAAAATGCAGCCGGTAATTTAAATGATCGCTTTAAGCGGATTGTGCTACAATCCGGAAAGGGCATAGCAGGAGTCGTGTTTAAAACCGGGAAATCCGTTTTCATTCCATCTGTTTATCAATATGTGGGGGCAGACAACCTGTTTAACTATCCGATCGTTCAATCCGAGAAGCTCAAGAGTCTCGGGGCTGTTCCCCTGTGGAATGATGCTCGCGTCGCAGGCGTACTGCTTGGTGGATTTCGGGAAGAACTGCTGATGACCGAAGCCATGATGCGTGATTTGGAAACCTTGGCGCATAGGGGAATTGGTGAGTTGAACGGGAAGGAAGTGATATGA